The Pseudophaeobacter arcticus DSM 23566 genome includes a region encoding these proteins:
- a CDS encoding response regulator transcription factor, whose amino-acid sequence MRILLIEDDTVLGPAVRDQIAADGQSVDWVTRLDAAGEAVRGASYDLILLDMMLPDGRGIEFLKTLRKQGDVTPVIILTALDQVSDRIEGLNAGADDYLVKPFDLAELSARIGSVGRRYSGNPNPIIRHGALDIDLAARSIYRDGKSVQLTAREWALFEAFLSRPNQLLSKAQLEEKLYAFDTEVDSNTIEVHVSRLRKKLGAKLIETERGMGYRLGKP is encoded by the coding sequence ATGCGTATCCTGCTGATCGAGGATGACACCGTTTTGGGTCCCGCCGTACGAGACCAGATCGCCGCCGATGGCCAGTCGGTTGATTGGGTGACGCGGCTGGATGCGGCAGGCGAAGCGGTGCGTGGCGCGTCCTATGATCTGATCCTGCTTGATATGATGCTGCCCGATGGTCGCGGGATCGAGTTCCTCAAGACCCTGCGCAAGCAAGGGGATGTGACACCGGTCATCATCCTGACCGCGCTGGATCAGGTGTCGGACCGGATCGAGGGGCTGAACGCCGGGGCGGACGATTATCTGGTCAAACCCTTCGATCTGGCCGAGTTGTCCGCGCGTATCGGATCGGTCGGGCGGCGCTACAGCGGCAATCCGAACCCGATCATCCGCCACGGGGCGCTGGACATCGATCTTGCCGCCCGCAGCATTTACCGCGATGGCAAGTCCGTGCAACTGACCGCCCGCGAATGGGCGCTGTTCGAGGCCTTCCTGTCGCGTCCCAACCAGCTTCTGTCCAAGGCGCAGCTTGAAGAAAAGCTCTATGCCTTCGATACGGAGGTGGACAGCAACACCATCGAAGTCCATGTCAGCCGTCTGCGGAAAAAGCTCGGGGCCAAACTGATCGAAACCGAGCGCGGCATGGGCTATCGGCTGGGCAAACCATGA
- a CDS encoding PepSY domain-containing protein, protein MIRAFHRWPGLLAIALVTALALSGAALSVFPAADHLTAPQAEARLTVAQLSERIQAVYPTVEQIRRAPSGRITAYWFDNDTPGAAVIDPATGAGAGSADPNPVERWLTNFHRSLLLGDGGRLVMAAGALAMLVLSVTGAALVARRAGGWRHWFAPLRGTVPGRLHVEIARIAVIGLVLSSVTALWMVAVTFELLPENAAMPDFPVEVSGETGAGLADMALIGTTPVASLRELSFPYPGDPTDVFTLKTDQGTGYLDQGTGALLAWADLSLWERISETIYMLHTGQGAATLGLVLGILALGVPLMGGTGVLIWLAGRRGRPRIRGNVAAGRAETIVLVGSEGGSTWSFAATLHAALTQAGQSVHVAPMSAFDPARYGYADRMIVLAATYGDGDAPASAKGFLDRLNALDRAPDSPLAVLGFGDRSFPAYCAFAKAVAAAAQAKGWPDLMAMGMIDRQSPQEFARWGRDLGQALGIELDLIHRPILPKTKMLTLISRGDYGAEVQAPTAILRFALPRVSPWQRLAGQGFARFNAGDLIGILPEGSPVPRLYSLASAHRDGFVEIVVKKHPGGLCSGQLTALEPGDTVTAFLRHNPDFHPRRDDAPLILIGAGTGIGPLAGFVRGNARQRPIHLFFGMRHPSSDFLYGEALRDWQSKGLLTRLITAVSREAQPQYVQDALRGDAAQVAQLIRDGARVMVCGGRDMAAGVADTLAEILAPAGLTPATLKAEGRYVEDVY, encoded by the coding sequence ATGATCCGTGCATTCCATCGCTGGCCGGGTCTTCTGGCCATTGCCCTTGTCACAGCGCTCGCGCTCAGCGGCGCGGCGCTGTCCGTCTTCCCCGCGGCGGATCATCTGACCGCCCCGCAGGCCGAGGCGCGCCTGACGGTCGCGCAACTGTCCGAGCGTATTCAGGCGGTCTATCCCACGGTCGAGCAAATTCGGCGCGCGCCCTCGGGCCGGATCACCGCCTATTGGTTCGACAACGACACCCCCGGTGCGGCGGTCATTGATCCCGCAACGGGCGCGGGTGCGGGATCGGCCGATCCCAACCCGGTCGAGCGTTGGCTGACCAATTTCCACCGCTCGCTTTTGCTTGGCGATGGGGGCCGTCTTGTCATGGCGGCGGGGGCCTTGGCGATGTTGGTCCTGTCGGTTACCGGCGCGGCTCTGGTGGCGCGGCGCGCCGGTGGCTGGCGGCATTGGTTCGCCCCGCTGCGTGGGACAGTGCCGGGCCGCCTGCATGTAGAAATCGCCCGCATTGCGGTGATTGGTCTTGTGCTGTCCTCCGTGACAGCCCTTTGGATGGTCGCCGTCACCTTTGAGCTTCTCCCGGAAAACGCCGCCATGCCGGACTTCCCGGTGGAGGTCAGCGGTGAGACAGGCGCCGGCCTTGCGGATATGGCCTTGATCGGCACCACGCCGGTGGCCTCGCTGCGGGAACTGAGCTTTCCCTATCCCGGCGATCCGACGGATGTCTTCACGCTCAAGACGGACCAGGGCACCGGGTATCTCGATCAAGGTACTGGGGCGCTTCTGGCCTGGGCTGATCTGTCCCTGTGGGAGCGGATATCAGAAACGATCTACATGCTGCACACGGGGCAGGGAGCCGCAACGCTTGGGCTTGTGCTGGGGATCTTGGCGCTTGGCGTGCCGCTGATGGGGGGGACGGGCGTTCTGATCTGGCTGGCCGGGCGGCGTGGACGACCCCGTATCCGGGGCAACGTTGCCGCAGGACGGGCCGAGACCATCGTGCTGGTAGGCAGCGAGGGCGGCAGCACATGGAGCTTTGCCGCGACGCTTCACGCCGCGCTGACGCAGGCCGGACAAAGCGTGCATGTCGCGCCGATGTCAGCGTTCGACCCGGCCCGCTATGGCTACGCCGACCGGATGATTGTGCTGGCCGCAACCTATGGCGACGGCGATGCGCCTGCCTCGGCAAAGGGGTTTCTGGATCGGTTGAACGCGCTTGATCGCGCGCCGGACAGTCCCTTGGCCGTTCTTGGTTTTGGCGACCGGAGCTTTCCAGCCTACTGCGCCTTTGCCAAGGCTGTCGCAGCGGCGGCACAGGCCAAAGGCTGGCCCGATCTTATGGCCATGGGCATGATCGACCGCCAATCTCCGCAAGAATTCGCGCGCTGGGGGCGTGACCTGGGGCAGGCATTGGGGATCGAGCTTGACCTCATCCATAGGCCCATTTTGCCCAAGACCAAGATGCTGACTCTGATCTCGCGTGGCGACTATGGCGCAGAGGTGCAGGCCCCGACGGCAATCCTGCGCTTTGCACTGCCGCGTGTTTCGCCGTGGCAGCGATTGGCCGGACAAGGCTTTGCCCGGTTCAACGCAGGCGATCTGATCGGCATCCTGCCCGAGGGCAGCCCGGTGCCGCGCCTCTATTCTCTCGCATCCGCCCACCGCGATGGATTTGTCGAAATCGTGGTCAAAAAGCACCCCGGCGGCCTGTGTTCGGGGCAACTTACCGCGTTGGAACCCGGCGACACCGTGACCGCCTTCTTGCGCCACAATCCCGATTTCCACCCGCGCCGTGACGACGCCCCCTTGATCCTGATCGGAGCGGGAACAGGGATCGGGCCCTTGGCAGGCTTTGTGCGCGGCAACGCGCGGCAGCGGCCCATTCACCTGTTTTTCGGGATGCGCCACCCAAGCAGCGATTTCCTTTATGGAGAGGCACTGCGTGACTGGCAGAGCAAAGGTTTGCTGACCCGGCTGATCACGGCGGTGTCGCGTGAGGCGCAGCCCCAATACGTTCAGGACGCGCTGCGCGGCGACGCCGCCCAGGTGGCCCAGCTGATCCGGGACGGAGCCCGCGTGATGGTCTGCGGCGGGCGGGATATGGCCGCAGGCGTCGCCGATACCCTGGCCGAGATACTCGCGCCCGCCGGGCTGACCCCCGCGACTCTGAAAGCAGAAGGACGATATGTCGAAGATGTCTACTAA
- a CDS encoding hotdog family protein, producing MTLNDALERMPHKGAMRLIDQITAVSKEEIHCLGVPHGDMDYPLRLHGILYTANLVELGAQAAAAHASIGDLKGNHTGLLIGLQNVTLMTSTVSDCSEALHITARQLHFDGNGALYNFEISSQGQKYIEGRATLKMQGEAE from the coding sequence GTGACCTTAAACGACGCATTGGAGCGCATGCCTCACAAGGGCGCGATGCGGCTGATTGATCAGATTACCGCAGTCAGCAAGGAAGAGATCCACTGTCTGGGCGTGCCGCATGGGGATATGGACTACCCGCTGCGGCTTCATGGTATCCTTTACACCGCCAACCTGGTCGAATTGGGAGCCCAGGCAGCGGCCGCCCATGCCTCGATTGGGGATTTAAAGGGCAACCACACCGGGTTGCTGATTGGTCTGCAAAACGTCACCCTCATGACCTCCACGGTTTCCGATTGTTCTGAGGCACTGCACATCACAGCCCGTCAGCTGCATTTTGACGGCAACGGTGCCCTTTATAACTTTGAGATCAGTTCACAGGGGCAAAAATATATCGAGGGGCGCGCGACCCTCAAGATGCAGGGAGAAGCAGAATGA
- a CDS encoding chorismate transformation enzyme, FkbO/Hyg5 family, translating into MTSEAMTRPQEIEYRLGGAPAALGGAQDCVFQVHYGRADFVDVSTSPARMGIAMQSDGCPVDLVENWYGDSSAEKSTGSILDGQLHYIELGNEILYFGELGRFEDVEASSYQSYNAILDSLQQKGFHTLVRSWNFIPQINHSPDGAIEIYQQFCKGRALAFDARGIDEFQLPAATGIGSYATAITGYLIASKRAGYLHVENPLQSPAYKYPPKFGPKSPSFARGTLHLESDPGRGRGTRFFLSGTASIRGAETMWPGDVRRQLNTLMENIRYLISDENPQLAQQGPAMNLADFDHFKVYFRHAKDYDIIRRLLLEDWQIPAEKLHFMNVDICRSDLLVELEGCINDTGPVEA; encoded by the coding sequence ATGACATCTGAAGCAATGACCCGCCCACAAGAAATTGAATATCGCCTTGGCGGAGCTCCTGCTGCACTTGGTGGAGCACAGGACTGCGTCTTTCAGGTGCACTACGGTCGTGCAGATTTTGTGGATGTTAGCACATCGCCCGCCAGAATGGGCATTGCAATGCAATCCGATGGCTGTCCTGTGGATCTTGTGGAAAATTGGTACGGCGACAGCAGCGCAGAGAAATCAACCGGGTCGATCCTGGACGGGCAGTTGCACTACATCGAGCTTGGGAATGAGATCCTGTATTTCGGAGAGCTTGGGCGGTTTGAGGATGTCGAGGCATCCAGCTATCAGTCCTACAATGCGATCCTTGATAGCCTGCAGCAGAAGGGATTTCACACTCTGGTGCGGTCATGGAACTTTATCCCGCAAATCAATCACAGCCCGGACGGCGCGATCGAGATCTATCAGCAGTTTTGCAAAGGTCGCGCATTGGCCTTTGACGCCCGCGGTATTGATGAGTTCCAGCTGCCGGCAGCCACGGGGATCGGGTCTTATGCTACTGCGATTACCGGCTATTTGATTGCGTCAAAGCGAGCGGGTTATCTGCATGTGGAAAACCCGTTGCAAAGCCCTGCCTACAAATACCCCCCCAAATTCGGACCCAAATCGCCCAGTTTTGCCAGGGGTACCTTGCACCTGGAATCAGATCCGGGCAGGGGGCGGGGTACCCGTTTTTTCCTGTCAGGGACTGCCAGCATCAGAGGGGCAGAGACCATGTGGCCGGGCGATGTCCGTCGTCAGCTTAACACACTGATGGAAAACATCCGCTATCTGATTAGCGATGAAAACCCACAGCTGGCGCAGCAGGGCCCAGCGATGAATTTGGCGGACTTTGATCACTTCAAGGTCTATTTCCGCCACGCCAAGGACTATGACATCATTCGCAGGCTTTTGCTTGAGGACTGGCAGATCCCAGCGGAGAAACTCCATTTTATGAATGTTGATATCTGTCGCTCAGATCTGTTGGTCGAGCTTGAGGGCTGTATCAACGATACGGGCCCCGTCGAAGCGTAA
- a CDS encoding PepSY domain-containing protein — protein sequence MRKTSMILACLAIYAASPVLADDDCFVPMENWQPRDAVAELAKGNGWTVRRIKIDDGCYEIKGRDATGRQIEVTVHPATLDVIEFEYEGDDHDDDKREGRDDD from the coding sequence ATGCGAAAGACATCCATGATACTTGCCTGCCTCGCCATTTACGCGGCCAGCCCGGTGCTGGCGGATGATGATTGCTTTGTCCCGATGGAGAACTGGCAGCCCAGAGACGCGGTTGCAGAGCTTGCCAAAGGCAATGGCTGGACCGTTCGCCGGATCAAGATCGACGACGGCTGTTATGAGATCAAGGGCCGCGACGCGACAGGTCGGCAGATCGAGGTCACGGTCCATCCGGCCACGCTCGACGTGATCGAGTTCGAATACGAGGGCGACGACCATGACGACGACAAAAGGGAAGGCCGTGATGATGACTGA
- a CDS encoding PepSY domain-containing protein — MKKTLTMLSIAALLPAGAALADDDDCSVPRNQWQPREAALQVAQDNGWTVRDFEVDDGCFEIKGRDADGREVEVKLDPATLQVVEMENDDDYGTAAGNPAPAGTVAPPQNGLFGTGTPPKVKVN; from the coding sequence ATGAAAAAGACCCTGACCATGCTGTCTATTGCTGCGCTGCTGCCCGCAGGTGCCGCGCTTGCCGATGACGACGACTGCTCTGTGCCGCGCAACCAGTGGCAGCCCCGCGAAGCCGCGCTTCAGGTGGCGCAGGACAATGGCTGGACCGTCCGGGACTTTGAAGTCGACGATGGCTGCTTCGAGATCAAGGGCCGCGACGCGGACGGTCGGGAGGTCGAGGTCAAGCTCGACCCGGCGACGCTGCAGGTTGTCGAGATGGAAAACGATGACGACTACGGCACGGCTGCCGGCAATCCGGCCCCGGCCGGCACCGTGGCCCCGCCGCAAAACGGCCTGTTCGGCACCGGCACGCCGCCGAAGGTCAAGGTGAACTGA
- a CDS encoding FAD:protein FMN transferase, translating into MSKMSTKHTRHALNGATMGTRWSALFFTAQGHDPEPIQAALQAAVDAVDAQMSTWNKASDLMRLNAALVGDWVAVPEQLREVLRLGLEAGRATGGAFDIGMGDAVMAWGFGPQDAAPDRIREAMTANRQPAHTALEIAGTHVRKSAPVALDLNGIAKGYGVDRLANTLRAHGIENALVGIDGEMRALGLRPDGQAWTIAVEAPDPDRRAPHSILALEEAAVATSGDYRHWIEVQGRRLSHTMDPDRRAPLLASPASVTVVARTCAEADAWATALMVMGFERGAACAQKRGLNALFQLRDADGETRSMGVGRLFR; encoded by the coding sequence ATGTCGAAGATGTCTACTAAGCACACGCGCCACGCGCTGAACGGGGCGACCATGGGCACGCGCTGGTCTGCGCTGTTTTTTACGGCCCAGGGCCATGATCCAGAGCCAATCCAAGCGGCGCTACAGGCTGCCGTGGACGCGGTGGACGCCCAGATGTCCACCTGGAACAAGGCCAGCGACCTGATGCGCCTGAACGCCGCGCTCGTCGGCGATTGGGTTGCGGTGCCCGAACAGCTTCGAGAGGTCTTGCGCCTTGGGCTGGAGGCCGGGCGCGCCACCGGGGGGGCCTTTGATATCGGCATGGGCGATGCGGTGATGGCTTGGGGCTTTGGGCCGCAGGACGCCGCGCCAGACCGCATCCGCGAGGCGATGACCGCCAACCGCCAACCGGCGCATACGGCGTTGGAGATTGCTGGGACCCATGTCCGCAAATCCGCGCCGGTTGCGCTCGATCTGAATGGCATCGCCAAGGGCTATGGTGTCGACCGGCTGGCCAACACCCTTCGCGCACATGGCATTGAGAATGCGCTCGTCGGGATCGATGGTGAAATGCGCGCGCTTGGGCTCCGACCGGACGGGCAAGCCTGGACCATCGCGGTCGAGGCACCGGACCCGGACCGGCGCGCGCCCCATTCCATTCTCGCGCTTGAGGAGGCTGCCGTGGCGACCTCGGGCGACTATCGCCACTGGATCGAGGTACAGGGCCGCCGTCTGTCGCACACGATGGACCCGGACCGCAGAGCACCTTTGCTTGCCTCGCCCGCCTCGGTCACTGTGGTGGCGCGCACCTGCGCGGAGGCTGACGCCTGGGCGACGGCGCTCATGGTGATGGGATTCGAAAGGGGGGCTGCATGCGCCCAAAAGCGTGGTCTGAATGCCCTGTTCCAGCTGCGAGATGCTGACGGGGAAACGCGGAGCATGGGCGTTGGAAGACTGTTCCGTTGA
- a CDS encoding beta-ketoacyl synthase chain length factor — protein MNHTQIFVDAVSLIAPSKENTQPLAKSLATASFATFPEGWKPSPESIPPRAHRRYSPQTLLAIQAAEDIAPALPENAAWVFGSAYGEGETLQLILEALRGPTMAIRPTRFQNSVHNAASGQWTIAQRIKTAATSICGANHTAGSSLLKALLQVQLEQRPVGVVLFDAPLPAPLDTSHRLTCPASAGLALSNNQSPQSIASIAFSLVQQAETAPQSSYAKEALATLNPVFSILPLFENVTGTATGKTVLGLNGRMNLNLEVTAL, from the coding sequence ATGAACCATACACAGATCTTTGTAGATGCCGTTTCGCTGATCGCCCCCTCAAAAGAGAATACCCAGCCCCTGGCAAAATCCCTTGCGACGGCCAGTTTTGCGACCTTCCCCGAGGGCTGGAAACCCAGCCCCGAAAGCATCCCTCCCCGCGCCCATCGGCGCTACAGCCCACAAACGCTCCTGGCGATACAGGCGGCCGAAGACATCGCCCCAGCGCTGCCCGAGAATGCGGCCTGGGTTTTTGGCTCTGCCTATGGAGAAGGCGAAACCCTGCAACTGATCCTCGAAGCGCTGCGGGGCCCGACCATGGCGATCCGACCCACCCGGTTTCAGAACTCGGTGCACAATGCGGCCTCGGGCCAGTGGACCATTGCGCAGCGCATCAAAACTGCCGCCACCAGTATCTGCGGGGCCAATCATACGGCCGGTTCCAGCCTGCTGAAGGCCCTGCTGCAGGTGCAGTTGGAACAGCGCCCTGTTGGTGTTGTCCTGTTTGATGCGCCGCTACCTGCGCCACTAGATACATCACATCGCCTAACCTGCCCCGCCAGTGCCGGTCTGGCCCTGTCCAACAACCAAAGCCCCCAGTCCATTGCCAGCATTGCCTTTTCACTGGTGCAGCAGGCCGAAACAGCGCCCCAGAGCAGCTATGCCAAAGAGGCTCTTGCAACCCTGAATCCGGTGTTTTCCATCCTGCCGCTGTTTGAAAACGTGACGGGAACGGCCACTGGCAAGACAGTGCTTGGCCTCAATGGCAGGATGAATTTGAACCTGGAGGTGACAGCGCTGTGA
- a CDS encoding ATP-binding protein, translating to MRLPRSLQARLGLSVGLVLAICWILAATTTAVLVRHEMDEVFDSALRETAERILPLAVTDIIGREEQGLTQRLAAIRAHDEFFTYVVRDPQGRILLQSHAADPSVFPPYDGPGFHDTATHRLYSAAVLQETVRITVAEPLDHRKKVAQSIQMGLGLPLMIVLPIALAAIAFAVRRNLAPLRHFRASLETRNARDLSSVPANDLPAEIGPVATTLNSLLARLHSAFEAERSFAANAAHELRTPLAGAIAQAQRLQSETTDPAAKARAGEIETTLKRLTRLSERLMQLARAEGGRLRMDQSADLRAVARLVVQDIARKSAPERIVLTLPETPVMSDLDPDAFGILCRNLVENAVRHGAQTSPVEVMLTSDGQLIVANDGPVLPRDALDRLTTRFERAGSITDGSGLGLAIVATITDRFGSPLVLASPRPGSETGFQASVALPTEVTDAWS from the coding sequence ATGAGGCTGCCGCGCAGCCTACAGGCGCGGCTCGGGCTGTCGGTCGGTCTGGTTCTCGCGATCTGCTGGATCCTGGCGGCGACAACGACGGCCGTTCTGGTGCGCCATGAGATGGACGAGGTGTTCGATTCAGCACTGCGCGAGACGGCGGAACGCATCCTGCCCTTGGCGGTGACCGACATCATTGGCCGCGAAGAACAAGGTCTGACCCAAAGGCTCGCCGCTATTCGCGCCCATGACGAGTTCTTCACCTATGTCGTGCGCGATCCTCAGGGCCGCATCCTGCTGCAATCCCATGCCGCCGACCCCTCGGTGTTTCCGCCCTATGACGGGCCTGGGTTCCATGACACCGCGACCCACCGGCTCTATAGCGCTGCGGTGCTTCAGGAAACGGTCCGCATCACCGTCGCGGAGCCGCTGGACCACCGCAAGAAGGTGGCACAGAGCATTCAGATGGGGCTTGGCCTGCCTCTGATGATCGTCTTGCCCATCGCGCTTGCGGCCATCGCCTTTGCCGTGCGCAGGAACCTCGCCCCGCTGCGCCACTTTCGCGCCAGTCTGGAGACCCGAAATGCGCGGGACCTGTCCTCGGTTCCCGCGAATGATCTGCCTGCCGAGATCGGCCCGGTCGCCACCACGCTCAACAGCCTTCTGGCGCGGCTGCATTCCGCGTTTGAGGCCGAGCGCAGCTTTGCTGCCAATGCCGCACATGAGCTGCGCACGCCGCTCGCCGGAGCCATCGCACAGGCGCAGCGCCTGCAGTCTGAGACCACCGACCCGGCCGCCAAGGCCCGCGCCGGAGAGATCGAGACAACGCTCAAACGGCTTACGCGCCTGTCCGAACGGCTCATGCAACTTGCAAGGGCCGAAGGTGGGCGGCTTCGCATGGACCAAAGCGCCGACCTGCGCGCCGTCGCGCGACTCGTGGTGCAGGACATCGCGCGCAAGAGTGCGCCAGAGCGTATCGTGCTGACCTTGCCCGAGACGCCGGTCATGTCGGACCTGGATCCCGACGCCTTCGGAATACTGTGCCGAAATCTTGTCGAAAACGCCGTGCGTCATGGCGCTCAGACTTCGCCGGTCGAGGTGATGTTGACGTCCGACGGGCAACTTATCGTGGCAAACGATGGTCCAGTCCTGCCACGCGACGCTCTGGACCGGCTGACAACCCGTTTTGAACGGGCGGGTTCAATCACCGATGGCAGCGGGCTGGGCCTCGCCATCGTTGCCACCATCACGGACCGGTTCGGAAGCCCGCTTGTTCTTGCCTCGCCACGACCGGGTTCTGAAACCGGTTTCCAGGCCAGCGTGGCGCTACCGACAGAGGTTACCGACGCTTGGTCATGA
- a CDS encoding LysR substrate-binding domain-containing protein, whose protein sequence is MHKLREFVPSANFLFTFEAAARRGSFTAAASELNVSQPAVSKAIRQLEDGLGFKLFRRNHYHLELTAEGKRLFQEVEKSFDHLHDIVSSMRRTSCEHRVKASFSASFLQLWLLPRLSDFYDLHPNITLSLEESAYDDFDLFAHEIDVSARLGNGDWTNVQSWKLVPELIFPVAHPGYIAANGGEIGLDQIPDHRLLHFAEKNRLRYGWKDWLFTHGVSMTTSNRSVTFSDALSSLGAAALGHGIALGWTHLVLDYVLRGALQPVGNAKFSSGNDIFLVASRKRPLSAGGKAFVDWLLKRMGEDMARHPSLFDTSTKELPSLPMRS, encoded by the coding sequence ATGCATAAACTTCGCGAGTTCGTTCCCTCCGCCAACTTTCTGTTCACCTTCGAGGCCGCCGCCAGGCGCGGCAGCTTTACAGCCGCGGCCAGCGAATTAAACGTCAGCCAACCCGCCGTCAGCAAGGCAATTCGTCAGTTGGAAGACGGGTTGGGTTTCAAACTTTTCAGGCGAAATCACTACCACCTGGAATTGACCGCCGAAGGAAAACGGCTCTTTCAGGAGGTCGAGAAATCCTTTGATCACCTGCACGACATTGTGTCTTCGATGCGCCGTACCTCATGTGAACATCGGGTCAAGGCGTCCTTCTCGGCTTCCTTCCTGCAACTATGGCTGTTGCCCAGGCTCTCAGATTTCTACGATCTTCACCCCAACATAACGCTTTCACTTGAGGAAAGTGCCTATGATGACTTTGACCTCTTCGCCCATGAGATTGACGTGTCCGCCCGGTTGGGAAACGGAGATTGGACAAATGTCCAGTCCTGGAAACTCGTACCTGAGCTCATCTTCCCCGTTGCCCACCCGGGCTATATTGCCGCCAATGGCGGCGAGATTGGCCTGGACCAAATTCCGGATCACCGTCTGCTTCATTTCGCCGAGAAGAACCGCCTGCGCTACGGCTGGAAGGATTGGCTCTTCACACATGGCGTTTCAATGACCACAAGCAATCGTTCCGTGACCTTCAGCGATGCACTGAGCTCGCTTGGCGCCGCGGCCCTTGGGCATGGCATAGCACTGGGCTGGACCCACCTGGTTCTCGATTACGTCCTGCGCGGTGCGTTGCAGCCTGTCGGCAATGCCAAGTTCAGCTCCGGAAATGACATCTTTCTGGTTGCATCGAGAAAACGCCCGCTGTCCGCCGGGGGCAAGGCTTTCGTAGACTGGTTGCTCAAGCGCATGGGCGAAGACATGGCGCGCCACCCGAGTTTGTTCGACACCAGCACAAAAGAGCTCCCGTCCCTGCCGATGCGCAGCTAG
- a CDS encoding DUF2271 domain-containing protein: MKSLLSTLVLTTALTMPGLAMARQVTLTTNLKTYGGDGAYLAFYVTDASDTYIGSLWMAGGKSKYYKHLTGWYRATGGDTAQVNGITGASVGAGRSLEITLDLADALFDAGYTLHIDASVEDMRDSPNEVSVPLTTNGAGTPVKGRRYIADFSYDM, from the coding sequence ATGAAATCACTTCTCTCGACACTCGTGTTGACCACGGCTCTGACGATGCCCGGCCTCGCCATGGCGCGGCAGGTCACCTTGACTACCAACCTCAAGACCTATGGCGGCGATGGTGCCTATCTTGCGTTTTATGTGACGGACGCTTCGGACACCTATATCGGCAGTCTCTGGATGGCTGGCGGAAAGTCGAAATATTACAAACACCTGACCGGGTGGTATCGCGCCACGGGGGGCGACACCGCGCAGGTCAACGGGATCACCGGCGCCAGCGTCGGCGCGGGCCGGTCGCTTGAGATCACGCTTGATCTGGCCGATGCGCTGTTCGATGCGGGCTACACGCTGCACATCGACGCCTCTGTCGAGGATATGCGCGACAGCCCGAACGAAGTGTCGGTGCCGCTGACGACCAACGGGGCGGGAACCCCCGTGAAGGGTCGTCGCTACATCGCTGATTTTTCCTACGATATGTAA
- a CDS encoding SDR family oxidoreductase: MKRALVVGGSSPIGQAVSNELAAMGMHVFVHANRNLDQAQACVDGITANGGSAEALQLDILTPEAASQLEALATEAPIQVVVHCVGGQIDKPFAAMEFDDWKNVIDLNLTSFYTAVRPLIMPMLRSRWGRIIALSSLTAVRGNRGQTNYAAAKGGFLPLVKSLTQEYGSRGITANVVAPGLIDTVETTKLSNYDELVKMTPARRAGTVAEVAALVGYLASDKSGFISGQQISIDGGCS, encoded by the coding sequence ATGAAGCGGGCCTTGGTGGTAGGCGGATCCAGTCCGATTGGGCAGGCCGTGAGTAATGAGCTGGCCGCAATGGGGATGCATGTCTTTGTTCATGCAAACAGAAACCTGGATCAGGCGCAGGCCTGCGTGGACGGCATCACGGCAAATGGTGGCAGCGCTGAGGCACTGCAACTGGACATCCTGACCCCCGAGGCCGCCAGCCAGCTGGAGGCGCTTGCGACGGAGGCGCCGATACAGGTTGTGGTGCATTGCGTCGGCGGGCAGATCGACAAACCCTTTGCCGCGATGGAGTTTGACGACTGGAAGAATGTCATCGACCTCAATCTGACAAGCTTTTACACTGCTGTCCGGCCGCTGATCATGCCCATGCTGCGCAGCAGATGGGGGCGCATTATTGCGCTGTCTTCCCTGACGGCTGTACGCGGCAATCGCGGTCAGACCAACTACGCCGCCGCAAAGGGAGGTTTCCTGCCCCTGGTGAAATCCTTGACCCAGGAGTACGGCTCGCGTGGCATCACCGCCAATGTGGTGGCACCGGGACTGATCGACACCGTCGAAACGACCAAGCTTAGCAACTACGACGAATTGGTGAAAATGACGCCAGCGCGGCGCGCCGGCACAGTCGCGGAAGTTGCCGCCCTCGTCGGATATTTGGCGAGCGACAAGTCCGGGTTCATTTCCGGCCAGCAGATCAGCATTGATGGGGGCTGTTCCTAA